In Mycobacterium sp. JS623, one genomic interval encodes:
- a CDS encoding NAD-dependent protein deacetylase: protein MEAPELVALLDGRRVAVLTGAGMSTDSGIPDYRGPDSPPSNLMTIRQFTSDAAFRQRYWARNHIGWQHMDATLPNAGHRAVAELEHAGVVSGVITQNVDLLHTKAGSRTVINLHGTYAQVICLDCGHTLSRTALAVLLDDANPGFVERAEAIGGIAVAPDADAVIGDTTSFRIIDCPACCGMLKPDIVYFGENVPKDRVEHAYSLVDGADALLVAGSSLTVYSGYRFVRHAAALGIPIAIINRGRTRGDDLATVKIDSGCSEMLALLADELPAVANSA from the coding sequence GTGGAAGCACCGGAACTCGTCGCCCTGTTGGACGGACGGCGTGTTGCGGTGCTCACGGGCGCGGGGATGTCGACGGATTCGGGCATCCCCGATTACCGAGGCCCGGACTCGCCGCCGAGCAACCTGATGACGATCCGCCAGTTCACCTCCGATGCGGCGTTTCGGCAGCGGTACTGGGCGCGCAACCACATCGGCTGGCAACACATGGACGCGACGCTGCCCAACGCCGGTCACCGTGCAGTGGCCGAGCTCGAACACGCCGGCGTGGTGTCCGGCGTGATCACCCAGAACGTCGACCTGCTGCACACCAAGGCGGGCAGCCGCACGGTGATCAACCTGCACGGCACCTACGCACAGGTGATCTGCCTGGATTGCGGTCACACCTTGTCACGCACCGCGTTGGCCGTGCTACTGGATGACGCCAACCCCGGCTTCGTCGAGCGGGCCGAGGCGATCGGCGGCATCGCCGTCGCTCCTGACGCCGATGCCGTGATCGGCGACACCACGTCGTTTCGGATCATCGACTGCCCGGCGTGCTGCGGGATGCTCAAACCCGACATCGTCTACTTTGGCGAGAATGTGCCGAAAGATCGTGTGGAGCACGCGTATTCGCTTGTTGACGGGGCCGACGCGCTGCTGGTCGCCGGGTCATCGCTGACGGTGTACTCGGGGTACCGCTTCGTCCGGCACGCCGCCGCGCTGGGCATTCCGATCGCGATCATCAACCGGGGCCGCACGCGCGGCGACGACCTGGCAACGGTGAAGATCGACAGCGGCTGCTCGGAGATGCTGGCGCTGCTGGCCGACGAGCTTCCCGCCGTTGCGAATTCGGCGTGA
- the proB gene encoding glutamate 5-kinase, giving the protein MSPHREAVRTARSIVIKVGTTALTAPSGVFDAGRLAVLADAIEGRMKAGSDVVIVSSGSIAAGIEPLRLSKRPTDLATKQAAASVGQVALVNSWSTAFARYHRTVGQVLLTAHDISRRVSHTNAQRTLDRLRALHAVAIVNENDTVATNEIRFGDNDRLSALVAHLVGADALVLLSDIDGLYDSDPRKGNARFISEVSRPDDLDGVVAGQGSHLGTGGMASKLSAALLASDAGVPVLLAAASDAATALADASVGTVFAPRAERMSARRFWVRYAAESAGALTLDDGAVRAVVRQRRSLLPAGITALSGRFYGGDVVELRSQDATMVARGVVAYDHSELATMLGRSTSELPAEMRRPAVHADDLVAV; this is encoded by the coding sequence ATGAGCCCGCACCGCGAGGCCGTTCGGACCGCGCGCAGCATTGTCATCAAGGTCGGCACCACCGCGTTGACCGCGCCTTCCGGGGTGTTCGACGCGGGCAGGCTGGCCGTGTTGGCCGACGCCATCGAGGGCCGGATGAAAGCCGGTTCCGACGTGGTGATCGTGTCGTCGGGGTCGATCGCGGCGGGCATCGAGCCGTTGCGACTGTCCAAGCGACCCACCGATTTAGCAACCAAACAGGCTGCGGCAAGCGTCGGGCAGGTGGCGTTGGTGAACTCGTGGAGCACGGCGTTCGCGCGCTACCACCGAACCGTCGGCCAGGTGCTGCTTACTGCACACGACATCTCGCGACGGGTATCGCACACCAACGCCCAGCGGACGCTGGACCGGCTGCGTGCGCTGCACGCCGTCGCGATCGTCAACGAGAACGATACCGTGGCCACCAACGAGATCCGGTTCGGCGACAACGACCGGCTCTCGGCGCTGGTCGCCCATCTGGTGGGCGCCGACGCGTTGGTGCTGCTGTCGGATATCGACGGTCTCTACGACTCGGATCCGCGAAAAGGCAACGCGCGCTTCATCTCTGAGGTCTCTCGACCCGACGACCTCGATGGGGTGGTGGCGGGACAAGGTAGCCACCTGGGCACCGGCGGGATGGCATCGAAACTGTCGGCGGCGCTGCTGGCGTCTGACGCCGGCGTGCCGGTGCTGCTCGCAGCCGCGTCGGACGCTGCCACGGCGCTGGCCGATGCGTCGGTGGGCACCGTGTTCGCGCCGAGGGCCGAACGCATGTCGGCGCGCAGGTTCTGGGTGCGCTATGCGGCCGAGTCGGCGGGTGCGCTGACGCTCGATGACGGAGCGGTGCGCGCCGTTGTGCGGCAACGACGTTCGCTGCTGCCCGCAGGCATCACGGCGCTGTCGGGCCGGTTCTACGGCGGCGACGTCGTCGAGCTGCGATCGCAGGACGCCACCATGGTGGCGCGCGGCGTGGTGGCCTACGACCACAGTGAGCTGGCGACCATGCTGGGCCGCTCCACGTCGGAACTGCCCGCCGAAATGCGCCGTCCCGCAGTGCATGCCGACGATCTGGTCGCCGTCTAA
- the obgE gene encoding GTPase ObgE: MPRFVDRVVIHAKAGNGGNGCASVHREKFKPLGGPDGGNGGRGGSIVLVVDPQVHTLLDFHFHPNVVAPSGKQGAGSNRDGAAGSDLEVKVPDGTVVLDENGRLLADLVGPGTRFEAAAGGRGGLGNAALASRARKAPGFALLGEKGQARDLTLELKTVADVGLVGFPSAGKSSLVSTISAAKPKVADYPFTTLTPNLGVVSAGEHTFTVADVPGLIPGASEGRGLGLDFLRHIERCAVLVHVVDCATLEPGRDPISDIEALEAELAAYTPTLQGDSTLGDLAERPRAVVLNKIDVPDARELADFVRDEIARRFGWPVFEVSTVSREGLRPLTFALWDMVATYRAAQPPMVPRRPVIRPIAVDESGFTVEPDGQGGFVVRGTRPERWINQTDFNNDEAVGYLGDRLARLGVEDELLRLGAKPGCAVTIGDMTFDWEPQTPAGVDVTLSGRGTDTRLEQTDRVGADERKAARKQRREQQP; encoded by the coding sequence ATGCCCCGGTTCGTCGACCGCGTCGTCATCCACGCGAAGGCGGGCAACGGCGGTAACGGCTGCGCCTCGGTCCATCGGGAGAAGTTCAAACCCCTAGGCGGACCCGACGGCGGCAACGGCGGCCGCGGCGGCAGCATCGTCCTGGTCGTCGACCCGCAGGTGCATACCCTGCTCGATTTTCACTTCCACCCGAACGTTGTCGCGCCCTCCGGTAAGCAGGGAGCAGGCAGCAACCGCGACGGCGCGGCGGGTTCGGATCTCGAGGTCAAGGTTCCCGACGGCACCGTCGTGCTCGACGAGAACGGCCGCTTGCTCGCCGACCTCGTTGGGCCGGGCACCCGTTTCGAAGCCGCCGCGGGCGGGCGGGGTGGGCTCGGTAACGCCGCACTGGCATCGCGGGCCCGTAAGGCGCCGGGCTTCGCGCTGCTCGGCGAAAAAGGTCAGGCCCGCGATCTCACGCTGGAGCTGAAGACCGTTGCCGACGTCGGCCTGGTCGGGTTTCCGTCGGCGGGCAAGTCGTCGTTGGTGTCGACGATCTCCGCAGCCAAGCCAAAGGTCGCCGACTATCCGTTCACCACGCTGACGCCCAACCTCGGCGTGGTGTCGGCGGGGGAGCACACCTTCACCGTCGCTGATGTGCCGGGGTTGATCCCCGGCGCGTCCGAGGGCCGCGGTCTGGGCCTGGACTTCCTGCGACACATCGAACGCTGCGCGGTACTGGTGCACGTCGTGGACTGCGCGACGCTGGAGCCGGGCCGCGATCCGATCTCCGATATCGAGGCGCTGGAAGCCGAGCTGGCCGCGTATACCCCGACGCTGCAGGGCGATTCGACGCTGGGCGATCTGGCGGAGCGGCCGCGTGCGGTGGTGCTCAACAAGATCGACGTGCCCGACGCGCGGGAGCTGGCCGACTTCGTTCGCGACGAGATCGCCCGCCGCTTCGGCTGGCCGGTGTTCGAGGTGTCGACGGTGTCCCGAGAAGGATTGCGGCCGTTGACGTTCGCGCTGTGGGACATGGTGGCGACATACCGCGCCGCCCAGCCACCGATGGTGCCGCGACGGCCGGTGATTCGGCCGATCGCCGTGGACGAAAGCGGCTTCACCGTCGAGCCCGACGGCCAGGGTGGCTTCGTGGTGCGCGGGACGCGACCAGAACGGTGGATCAACCAAACCGACTTCAACAACGACGAGGCCGTCGGCTATCTCGGCGACCGGCTGGCCCGGCTCGGCGTCGAAGACGAACTGCTGCGGCTTGGCGCCAAGCCCGGCTGCGCGGTGACCATCGGCGACATGACGTTCGACTGGGAGCCGCAGACACCTGCAGGCGTTGACGTCACCTTGTCCGGCCGCGGCACCGACACGCGACTGGAACAGACCGACCGCGTCGGCGCCGACGAGCGGAAGGCGGCCCGCAAGCAACGCCGGGAGCAACAGCCATGA
- the rpmA gene encoding 50S ribosomal protein L27, whose amino-acid sequence MAHKKGASSSRNGRDSAAQRLGVKRFGGQIVKAGEILVRQRGTHFHPGVNVGRGGDDTLFATAPGAVEFGTRRGRKTVSVVRPSAPQV is encoded by the coding sequence ATGGCACACAAGAAGGGCGCTTCCAGCTCACGTAACGGTCGCGACTCCGCCGCCCAGCGGCTGGGCGTCAAGCGGTTCGGCGGCCAGATCGTCAAGGCCGGCGAGATCCTGGTCCGTCAGCGCGGCACCCACTTCCACCCCGGTGTGAACGTCGGCCGTGGCGGTGACGACACGCTGTTCGCGACCGCCCCCGGCGCGGTGGAGTTCGGCACCCGGCGCGGCCGCAAGACGGTCAGCGTGGTGCGACCGTCCGCTCCCCAGGTCTAG
- the rplU gene encoding 50S ribosomal protein L21, translated as MASYAIVKTGGKQYKVAVGDVVKVEKLDAEAGAKVSLPVALVVDGAKVTADAKALEKVAVAAEVLEHTKGPKIRIHKFKNKTGYHKRQGHRQQLTVLKVTGIK; from the coding sequence ATGGCGAGCTACGCAATCGTCAAGACCGGCGGCAAGCAGTACAAGGTCGCCGTCGGAGACGTCGTCAAGGTCGAGAAGCTGGACGCCGAGGCCGGTGCCAAGGTCTCGCTGCCCGTCGCTCTCGTCGTCGACGGCGCGAAGGTAACCGCCGACGCGAAGGCGCTGGAGAAGGTCGCCGTCGCCGCCGAGGTGCTCGAGCACACCAAGGGTCCCAAGATCCGCATCCACAAGTTCAAGAACAAGACCGGCTATCACAAGCGGCAGGGTCACCGTCAGCAGCTGACGGTCCTCAAGGTCACCGGCATCAAGTAG
- a CDS encoding Rne/Rng family ribonuclease, giving the protein MAEDAPNQDLSEETQPSGDQPQELTDSQAEHPAEDAPSDEVSGASHDSANSEESGDAEESEDSAEAEPESRLILETAPEAERADYLPLFMAPQPVQASYDPDADDDEDDEDDDGGPDSDDDQGDRPAARRRRRGRRGRGRGRGEQSDDSDDNESGDGQADAKRDDDSNDDSDEDGGDEEGGTEGATRRRRRRRRRKSGSGDDSDEASSPDDPPNTVVHERAPRRSSKADTDGGNGEIQGISGSTRLEAKRQRRRDGRDAGRRRPPILSEAEFLARREAVERTMVVRDKVRTEPPHEGARYTQIAVMEDGVVVEHFVTSAASASLVGNIYLGIVQNVLPSMEAAFVDIGRGRNGVLYAGEVNWEAAGLGGQNRKIEQALKPGDYVVVQVSKDPVGHKGARLTTQVSLAGRYLVYVPGASSTGISRKLPDTERQRLKEILREVVPADAGVIIRTASEGVKEEDIRTDVERLQKRWTEIEAKAAETTEKKAGAAIALYEEPDVLVKVIRDLFNEDFSGLIVSGDDAWNTINEYVNSVAPELLPRLTKYETAEDGPDVFAVHRIDEQLTKAMDRKVWLPSGGTLVIDRTEAMTVVDVNTGKFTGSGGNLEQTVTRNNLEAAEEIVRQLRLRDIGGIVVIDFIDMVLESNRDLVLRRLTESLARDRTRHQVSEVTSLGLVQLTRKRLGTGLIEAFSTPCPHCAGRGIMLHGDPVDSVSAGSRKSDTGGRRGKRGKKGAKADDVPVAKVPAHPAGEHPMFKAMAAANGKHEHGDEDTDGEVDETKAAKEVAELEPDTIREAYVEAEDEELEDEDFDESDEDESDEDESDEDESDEDESDEDEIDLDADDEDDDIDDDIEVINGDTDDDTESDDDEYDDDDTDEDDDSDDDSDDEHSDDDESDEDDSDEDDDNVHQPAAVSAAGGRHRRRAAMRPAGPPTHDG; this is encoded by the coding sequence GTGGCCGAAGATGCGCCTAACCAAGACCTATCAGAAGAGACTCAGCCCAGCGGGGACCAGCCACAGGAGCTGACGGACTCGCAGGCCGAGCATCCCGCCGAGGACGCCCCCTCCGACGAAGTGTCCGGGGCCTCGCACGACTCGGCGAACTCCGAAGAGTCCGGTGACGCTGAGGAATCCGAGGACTCGGCGGAGGCCGAGCCGGAGTCGCGGTTGATTCTCGAGACGGCGCCCGAGGCCGAGCGGGCCGACTACCTACCGTTGTTCATGGCGCCGCAACCGGTCCAGGCGTCCTACGATCCCGACGCCGACGATGACGAGGACGACGAGGACGACGACGGCGGACCAGACTCCGACGACGACCAGGGGGACCGACCGGCTGCCCGGCGCCGCCGTCGGGGCCGTCGCGGTCGCGGACGTGGGCGTGGTGAGCAGAGCGACGACTCGGACGACAACGAGTCAGGCGACGGGCAGGCCGACGCCAAGAGAGACGACGATTCCAACGACGATTCGGACGAAGACGGCGGCGATGAGGAAGGCGGCACCGAGGGTGCCACCCGTCGGCGTCGCCGTCGTCGGCGCCGCAAGTCCGGTTCCGGGGACGACAGCGACGAAGCTTCATCGCCCGACGATCCGCCGAACACCGTGGTGCACGAGCGCGCGCCGCGTCGGTCAAGCAAGGCCGACACGGATGGCGGCAACGGCGAGATCCAGGGCATCAGCGGATCCACCCGGCTCGAGGCCAAGCGGCAGCGGCGCAGGGATGGCCGCGACGCGGGCCGACGCCGGCCGCCGATCCTGAGCGAGGCCGAATTCCTGGCGCGCCGCGAGGCCGTCGAGCGGACCATGGTGGTGCGCGACAAGGTCCGCACCGAGCCGCCGCACGAAGGCGCCCGCTACACGCAGATCGCGGTGATGGAAGACGGCGTCGTCGTCGAACACTTCGTCACCTCAGCCGCATCCGCCAGCCTGGTCGGCAATATCTATCTCGGCATCGTGCAGAACGTGCTGCCGTCGATGGAGGCCGCGTTCGTCGACATCGGCCGCGGCCGCAACGGCGTGCTGTACGCCGGCGAGGTGAACTGGGAGGCCGCAGGCCTCGGTGGGCAGAACCGCAAGATCGAACAGGCCCTCAAGCCGGGCGACTACGTCGTCGTCCAGGTCAGCAAGGATCCGGTCGGACACAAGGGCGCGCGGCTGACGACGCAGGTGTCGCTGGCCGGCCGCTACCTGGTCTACGTGCCGGGAGCGTCGTCGACCGGCATCAGCCGCAAGCTACCCGACACCGAACGGCAGCGGCTGAAGGAAATCCTGCGCGAGGTGGTGCCCGCCGACGCCGGCGTGATCATCAGAACCGCGTCGGAGGGCGTCAAGGAAGAAGACATCCGCACCGACGTCGAGCGGCTGCAGAAGCGCTGGACCGAGATCGAGGCCAAGGCCGCCGAGACCACCGAGAAGAAGGCCGGCGCCGCTATCGCGCTTTACGAAGAGCCCGACGTGCTGGTCAAGGTCATCCGCGACCTGTTCAACGAGGACTTCTCCGGGCTGATCGTATCCGGCGACGACGCGTGGAACACCATCAACGAGTACGTGAATTCCGTTGCGCCCGAACTTCTTCCGAGGCTGACGAAGTACGAGACGGCCGAAGACGGTCCGGATGTGTTCGCAGTGCACCGCATCGACGAGCAGTTGACCAAGGCGATGGACCGCAAGGTGTGGCTACCCTCGGGCGGCACGCTGGTGATCGACCGCACCGAGGCGATGACGGTCGTCGACGTGAACACCGGCAAGTTCACCGGTTCGGGCGGCAACCTGGAGCAGACGGTCACCCGCAACAACCTCGAGGCGGCCGAGGAGATCGTGCGCCAGCTACGGCTGCGCGACATCGGCGGCATCGTCGTCATCGACTTCATCGACATGGTCCTGGAATCCAACCGGGATCTGGTGCTGCGCAGGCTGACCGAGTCGCTGGCCCGCGACCGCACGCGCCATCAGGTCTCCGAGGTGACGTCGCTGGGACTGGTGCAGTTGACGCGAAAGCGGTTGGGCACCGGGCTGATTGAGGCGTTCTCGACGCCATGCCCGCACTGCGCGGGCCGGGGGATCATGCTCCACGGCGATCCGGTGGATTCCGTCTCGGCCGGCAGCCGCAAGTCGGACACCGGTGGGCGTCGCGGCAAGCGAGGCAAGAAGGGCGCCAAGGCCGACGACGTCCCGGTCGCGAAGGTTCCCGCGCATCCCGCCGGTGAGCATCCGATGTTCAAGGCGATGGCCGCGGCCAACGGTAAGCATGAGCACGGCGATGAAGACACCGACGGCGAGGTCGACGAGACCAAGGCCGCCAAGGAAGTCGCCGAGCTCGAGCCCGACACCATCCGCGAGGCCTATGTCGAGGCCGAGGACGAAGAGCTCGAGGACGAAGACTTCGACGAGTCTGATGAGGACGAGTCGGATGAGGACGAGTCTGATGAAGACGAGTCGGACGAAGACGAGTCCGATGAGGACGAGATCGACCTCGACGCCGACGACGAGGATGACGACATCGATGACGACATCGAGGTCATCAACGGCGACACCGATGACGACACAGAGTCGGACGACGACGAGTATGACGACGATGACACCGATGAGGACGACGACTCCGACGACGACTCGGATGACGAGCACTCGGATGACGACGAGTCTGACGAGGACGACTCCGACGAGGACGACGACAACGTCCACCAGCCCGCCGCGGTGAGCGCTGCGGGCGGTCGTCATCGCCGGCGCGCCGCCATGCGGCCCGCTGGTCCGCCGACCCACGACGGCTGA
- the ndk gene encoding nucleoside-diphosphate kinase, producing MTERTLVLIKPDGVQRRLIGEILGRIEGKGLSVAALELKNVSDDLARRHYAEHEDKPFFGSLLEFITSGPVVAAIVEGPRAVAAFRQIAGGTDPVEKAAPGTIRGDLALITQDNLVHGSDSPESAAREIELWFPGL from the coding sequence GTGACTGAGCGGACCCTCGTTTTGATCAAGCCCGACGGCGTGCAGCGGCGCCTGATCGGAGAGATCCTCGGCCGTATCGAAGGCAAGGGCCTGAGCGTCGCCGCGCTGGAACTGAAGAATGTCAGCGACGACCTTGCTCGCAGGCACTATGCCGAGCACGAGGACAAACCGTTTTTTGGATCGCTGCTGGAGTTCATCACCTCGGGGCCCGTCGTCGCGGCCATCGTGGAGGGCCCGCGGGCGGTTGCCGCGTTTCGCCAGATTGCCGGCGGCACCGATCCGGTTGAGAAGGCCGCGCCCGGCACAATCCGCGGTGACCTGGCGCTTATCACCCAGGACAACCTCGTGCACGGGTCCGACTCTCCCGAGTCCGCGGCCCGCGAGATCGAGCTCTGGTTTCCGGGTCTTTAG
- a CDS encoding DUF4233 domain-containing protein yields MTEQPQAPDPWKSFRGVMAGTLILEAIVVLLALPVVAAADHGLTPFTAGYLIGFAIVLVLLAGIQGRPWAIWVNVAVQVVLIAGWLVNGAVGFVGLIFAAVWLFIAYLRAEVLRRQKRGLLPGQQRPPN; encoded by the coding sequence ATGACCGAACAACCTCAAGCTCCCGACCCGTGGAAGAGCTTCCGCGGTGTCATGGCGGGCACGCTGATCCTGGAAGCCATCGTGGTGCTGCTGGCGCTGCCGGTCGTCGCGGCGGCCGACCACGGCTTGACGCCATTCACCGCTGGCTACTTGATCGGCTTCGCAATCGTGCTGGTGCTGCTGGCCGGCATCCAGGGCCGGCCATGGGCGATCTGGGTGAACGTCGCGGTGCAGGTGGTCCTGATCGCGGGCTGGCTGGTCAACGGCGCCGTCGGCTTCGTCGGCCTGATCTTCGCCGCCGTGTGGCTGTTCATCGCCTACCTGCGCGCCGAAGTGCTGCGCCGGCAGAAGCGCGGGCTCCTGCCGGGGCAGCAGCGGCCACCCAACTAG
- the folC gene encoding bifunctional tetrahydrofolate synthase/dihydrofolate synthase, producing the protein MTDPEPLGRPHPDDVPTPDEIASLLQVEHLLDQRWPETKLEPSTARISALLEMLGSPQLGYPSIHIAGTNGKTSVARMVDALLTAFSRRTGRTTSPHLQSAVERISIDGRPISPAQYVATYQEIEPFVQLVDQQSEAAGGPAMSKFEVVTGMAFAAFADAPVDVAVIEVGLGGRWDATNVVNAPVAVITPIGVDHADYLGDTIAEIAGEKAGIITRQDDDLMPTDTVAIIGRQLPEAMEVLLAQAVRVDAAVAREDSEFAVLGRQVAVGGQLLELQGLGGVYSDVFIPLHGEHQAHNAVVALAAVEAFFGAGADRQLDIETVRAGFASATSPGRLERLRTAPTVFIDAAHNPAGATALAQALQEEFDFRYLVGVVSVMADKDVDGILTALEPAFDQIVVTHNGSPRALDVEALALRAEERFGPERVVTATTLPDAIETATALVESNDDRGFSGAGVVITGSVVTAGAARTLFGKDPE; encoded by the coding sequence ATGACTGACCCGGAGCCGCTCGGCCGGCCACATCCGGATGACGTCCCGACCCCGGACGAAATTGCCTCGCTGTTACAGGTCGAGCACCTGCTCGACCAGCGTTGGCCTGAAACGAAATTGGAGCCGAGCACCGCGCGCATCTCCGCACTGTTGGAGATGCTCGGCTCGCCGCAACTCGGCTATCCGTCGATCCACATCGCAGGCACCAACGGCAAGACATCGGTGGCCCGCATGGTCGACGCCTTGCTGACCGCGTTCAGCAGGCGCACCGGCCGCACCACCAGCCCGCATCTGCAGTCCGCGGTGGAACGGATATCGATCGACGGCAGGCCCATCAGTCCGGCCCAATACGTGGCCACCTATCAGGAGATTGAGCCGTTCGTGCAACTCGTCGACCAACAGTCGGAGGCGGCGGGCGGGCCTGCGATGAGCAAGTTCGAAGTCGTGACCGGGATGGCATTCGCCGCATTCGCCGACGCTCCAGTCGATGTCGCCGTCATCGAAGTCGGCCTCGGCGGACGCTGGGACGCCACCAACGTCGTCAACGCGCCGGTTGCGGTGATCACCCCCATTGGCGTGGACCACGCGGACTACCTCGGCGACACCATCGCCGAGATCGCGGGCGAAAAGGCGGGCATCATCACCAGGCAGGACGACGACCTGATGCCCACCGACACTGTCGCGATCATCGGCCGCCAGCTGCCCGAGGCAATGGAAGTTCTTCTGGCACAGGCGGTTCGCGTCGACGCCGCCGTGGCGCGCGAGGACTCCGAGTTCGCGGTGCTCGGCAGGCAGGTGGCCGTGGGTGGTCAGCTACTCGAACTGCAGGGCCTCGGCGGCGTGTACTCCGACGTCTTCATCCCGCTGCACGGTGAGCATCAGGCACACAACGCGGTGGTCGCGCTCGCCGCGGTCGAAGCGTTCTTCGGTGCAGGCGCGGACCGCCAGCTCGACATCGAAACAGTCCGTGCCGGGTTCGCCAGCGCTACCAGCCCGGGCAGGCTGGAACGGTTGCGCACCGCACCGACGGTGTTCATCGACGCGGCCCACAATCCTGCTGGCGCAACAGCACTCGCGCAGGCACTGCAGGAGGAGTTCGACTTCCGGTACCTCGTCGGCGTGGTTTCGGTGATGGCCGACAAGGACGTCGATGGCATCCTGACCGCCCTCGAGCCGGCCTTCGACCAGATCGTGGTGACCCACAACGGATCACCGCGCGCGCTCGACGTCGAGGCACTGGCGTTGCGCGCCGAGGAGCGGTTCGGACCGGAGCGTGTCGTCACCGCCACCACGTTGCCCGACGCGATCGAGACTGCCACGGCGCTCGTCGAGAGCAACGACGACCGAGGGTTCAGTGGCGCCGGTGTGGTGATCACCGGTTCGGTCGTCACCGCAGGCGCGGCGCGCACCCTGTTCGGGAAGGACCCAGAATGA